Below is a window of Conger conger chromosome 16, fConCon1.1, whole genome shotgun sequence DNA.
TGTCCAGGCGAGAGAGCCTCCGTGAATGCCTACACAAATTCACGTAGGACTCGTTTCCTGGGCATGTTCAAATATACCCTGTTTTCACGAGAGTTCAAAAAAGGTGGGCTTTTCATGAGCTGGCTGGTGCACGTTAACTGTGCGGAGTGAGTCAGCGGTATTAAAGGTGGGGAAAGTGGGCGATGAGGCTCTGGTAATGGTTTTTCCCAACTCGTACACTTGGCTGATGGCAACCCAAATGGCTTGTGCATATACCACACGACTTTGATGCATATACCCATAACACAATTCGATATTTATACCGTCCGTAAAACGTAACGACAAACGTAAGGGCATTATGTGAGACCACAAGAAAGCGACACCTCTATTGCTAGAGCTGGTGCCAAAAGATGAATTATAATAACATTTTTAGCGACacatttaagaaaagaaaaagagggaacATGAGAAAGAAAATTAACTGAAAACAATCCAGTGGTTTTCTTGTTCCAGTTAAAGATACTTGAAAGGATTGAAGTCTTGAATTATTCCAAGCCACAACGGGCTATCTGGGCACATCGATGACGTCAACAAGGCTAGCTTCTTCTGCTGAGGCAGAAGGCCGCCTGCTCTATATAAGGACATATCCTAAAAGGCTGCAATAAGGATAACATACGGACATTACAGCATCTATAAACGTTTCCCAAACTTACGTTTCGTTGAACTATCTTTATTCTAAGGGCCTGGGTCGTGTTTCacgtgattttaaaaataagaaaaagggAAATACACTGTAGACGAATATCACACGAAACAAAACCCGCGCAACATCAACACAGATTGTGTTTCTGACACAACAAGAAACCACTgggctatttttttttctgttgtcaaTCCCATTGCAGTGCCCAACAATCTTGGTTTTCTTTCCAGGCCTGCTACAGATGCGTTAACTTAGGGGCCTCTTGGATTCTACCCTGAGATGGATGGTGCACGGCAAGGTCTGTGTATGTTGGATGCGGTTCGCATGGTCCATGGTGTTGGCTCGTAGGCATTTGCGTGGCACCGTTATAGTCCATGTTATTAGACTGGTGGTGTGGCAGGTGATTTAGGCCGTACATAGATGGACCGGAAGTGTGCATGGAATCCGCATAGTTTCCTCCAACATAGACAGGACTACCCTGCATATTAGGCGTTCCATATGTACCACCGTTACCCTGTAGACCGTGTGGGTCGTATTCCGACGCCGCGTTGGTGTACTTCTGTTGGGAGGGGCAGCTTTTCATGGGGGTCTGATAAGCTGAGGATATCGAATAAGGGTTTTGATGAGACTTACTAAAAGATGGCGGAGAGGGGGCGTCATAGTTACCAGCCATTGTGTGCATGGAGTTCATGAAAGCAGATGACGACTGCATTGTGAGAGGCGGACTACCCGCTGGAGACGGCCCGCCCGAAGAGGAGCCCATTCCTTTGCACTTCTGGTCCTTTTTGTACTTCATTCTGCGGTTCTGAAACCAGATCTTTATCTGTCTTTCGCTGAGGTTGAGTAAGTTGGCCATCTCCACGCGACGCGGCCGGCACAGATAACGGTTGAAGTGGaactccttctccagctccacCAGCTGCGCGCTCGTGTAGGCAGTGCGCGCTCTTTTGGAAGCCGCGGAGCCTGGGGGGCTTTTCTCGCCGCTGCTGCTCTCCGCTGAgtgtaaatgaaataaaacataattactACATACAGAAATTGAATGCATCATTCCCTAATAAACATGGAACAGACGATGAAACTTAACCCTAGATATTAGTAGTCGCCACTTCATAACGGTGGCATTTATTAAGAGATCTGAGCCCCGACACTGACCCGGTGTATGTAGATTACATCACCCGCCGCTCGGGCAACTCTGTCCTCTAAGAAGCGGCCTAAGGTAGGCGTGCCTGATTGGTTTCATTTTATGCAGCCAAAACGTCAAAAAAAACGCGTTAAAAGATGTTAAGATTGATTTTTCTGTGGTCATCTCGGTTTTATCCATATGCTAAAGATTTATCAGGATTACTAAAAAAATGAGAACTGTGAACATTTCTATAACGGTGTGTGTATTTCTAAAGCATGACACGTATTTATGCTATGGCATCAAGTAGAAAGCTCACATGCTACTTCTTGATGCTTTTGATATTTTTGAATGTAACTGTCAACCTTTGAAAACATTCTATGATATTAGGCGCTGTACCTGACCGCATCCCGTATCTGTTGTATCATTCTTATTTTATCATTGGCtgtgtgtacattttacattttaaacacacactAGCCTACAGCAAAATATCTAAGAGGGTTTTGATGTCAAAACGGTGTATTTAGGGTGGCCTTGTGTCCCACAATCACCTCACGGCCCCACACCTTACCGCATTACGTCCTTACCCTCTATAATTTCTGGGCGTGGCCTATTAATAGGCTGATATAAGACCGCAGAAATGCAAATATCAAActgaaacataattttttttttccaggtagGCTAAGACGTCGTTACCTGTTAACATTTAGGAA
It encodes the following:
- the LOC133114265 gene encoding homeobox protein Hox-B3a-like, coding for MQKTTYYDNSTLFGGYSYQGANGYSYDAQQPAYQPSAHLDSSYQRSACSLQSLDSSTAQHLQAKPKELNGSCMRPSLPPEHHQSTPVSPPHNPTKNANSSAAQQPGTSSSNSGGGGGGATKTAPKSSSNASNPTLNKHIFPWMKESRQNAKPKSSSPSVSSANAESSSGEKSPPGSAASKRARTAYTSAQLVELEKEFHFNRYLCRPRRVEMANLLNLSERQIKIWFQNRRMKYKKDQKCKGMGSSSGGPSPAGSPPLTMQSSSAFMNSMHTMAGNYDAPSPPSFSKSHQNPYSISSAYQTPMKSCPSQQKYTNAASEYDPHGLQGNGGTYGTPNMQGSPVYVGGNYADSMHTSGPSMYGLNHLPHHQSNNMDYNGATQMPTSQHHGPCEPHPTYTDLAVHHPSQGRIQEAPKLTHL